The Pseudomonadota bacterium nucleotide sequence TGCGCAACCCGGCGTCTATCGGCCGATGTGTACAGCATCTGCACCAGGCCCTGGACGGCTGCATGTACGCCGACCGCCCGCGCTTGCGCGCGCGGCTACGGGCCTATCTGTCCCGCGGCGAGGCCGCCGCGCTCGATACCCTCCCCAGATTCGATCCCCAGGCGCTCGAGGCCCTGGAGCAGGCGATCCGGGAGGCGTCCCTGCGCGCCGCGCAACGTGCCGCGGCGCTCCCCAGGCCCGAGTTCCCGAGCGCCCTGCCGATCACGGCGCGGTGCGAGGACATCGCGGCGGCGTTGACCCACCATCAGGTCGTGGTCGTGTGCGGGGAAACGGGCTCGGGAAAGTCCACGCAGCTTCCCAAACTGTGCCTGGCCCTGGGCCGCGGCGTCCTGGGTATGATAGGCCACACCCAGCCGCGGCGCATCGCGGCGCGCAGCCTGGCGGCGCGTGTCGCGTATGAGCTCGGCAGCGAGATCGGCCGCGCGGTGGGCTACAAGGTCCGTTTCGGCGACAAGGTCGGGCCCAACACCTACATCAAGCTCATGACGGACGGGATCCTCCTGGCCGAGCTGGAGCATGATCGCCGGCTCCTCGCCTACGATAGCCTGATCATCGATGAGGCCCACGAGCACAGCCTGAACATCGATCTCCTACTCGGTTGTGTCAAGCGCCTCCTGCCGCGGCGTCCCGAGCTCAAACTGATCGTGACCTCGGCGACCATCGATACCGAGCGCTTCTCGCGTTATTTCGACGACGCGCCGGTCCTCGAGGTCTCGGGACGCGGGTATCCGGTCGAGGTCCGCTATCGTCCTTTGCGCGGCGACGATGATGAACAGGATGGCGATCTCTCGACCGCCATCGGCACGGCGGTGGACGAGATCTCGCGCATCGATCGGGGCGATATCCTGGTATTCCTGCCCGGCGAGCGCGAGATCCGCGAGGCCGCGGCCACGCTCGGCCGGCGACACCTCCCCGCGACCGAGGTCCTGCCGCTGTACGCCCGCCTCGGCAGCGCCGAGCAGGATCGGGTGTTCCTCCCGCATCCCCACCGCCGCATCGTGCTCGCGACCAATGTCGCCGAGACCTCGTTGACCGTCCCGGGGATCCGTTACGTGATCGACACGGGGCTCGCGCGCATCAACCGCTACAGCCCGCATAGCAAGGTGCAACGCCTGGTTCACGAACGCATCTCACGGGCGTCGGCCGATCAACGCAAGGGGCGCTGTGGCCGGCAGAGCGCCGGGATTTGCATCCGGCTCTATTCCGAGGACGACTATAAAACGCGGCCCGAGCACACCGATCCCGAGGTCCTGCGCGTCAGCCTCGCGGCCCTGATCCTGAAGCTCGGATCCTTGCATCTCGGTGTGCCGGAAGACTTCCCGTTCCTGGAGCCGCCGGATCCGCGCCAGGTCAAGGCCGGTTACAAGCTCCTCGAGGAGCTGGGGGCGGTCGAGGCCGGCGGTGCGCTGACCGGGCTCGGCCGGCGGCTGGCGCGCCTGCCGACCGACCCCCGCATCGGACGCATGGTGCTTGCGGCCGAGTCGTGGAACTGCCTGACGGAGGGGTTGATCATCGCCAGCGGCTTGAGCATCCAGGACCCTCGCGAGCGCCCGCACGAGGCACAGGCAGAGGCCGACGCGGCCCACCGCCAATTCGCCGACGGGCATTCCGACTTCCTGTGGTTCCTGAACCTGTGGCGGTATCACCAAGCAGAGGCACGCGAGCTCTCCCAAAACAAGCTGCGTGGCCTGTGCCGCAGCCACTTCATCTCCTACGTTCGGATGCAGGAATGGCGGGAGGTGCATGCCCAGCTGTCATCGCTCGGCCAGGAGCTGGGCCTTTCCCGCAACGCGGAGCCGGCATCCTATGAAGCCATCCACCGCGCCTTGCTCACCGGCTTGCTCGGGAACATCGGGTTCAAGACCGACCAGAACGAATACACCGGTGCCCGCGGGGTGAAGTTCCACCTCTTTCCGGGATCGGCCCTGTTCAAGCGGCCGCCCGCCTGGGTCATGGCCGCGGAGATCGCCGAGACCACGCGCCGTTACGCCCGCATAGCTGCCGTCATCGAGCCGGAGTGGGTCGAAGCGGCCGCGGGACATCTCCTGAGACGCAGCCATTCAGACCCGCACTGGGAGAAAAAGGCCGGCAGGGCCTGTGCCTACGAGCGCGTGACGCTCTATGGTCTGACCCTGGCCCACGGGCGCAAGGTGGACTACACGGCCATCGATCCCGCGGCATCACGGCACCTGTTCATCCGATCGGCCTTGGTCGAGGGCGACTACGACAGCGCTGCCCCGTTCGTGATCCACAACCGCCGGCTGGTGGCCGAGGCGGCGGATCTCGAGCATCGCGCCCGGCGCCTGGACATCCTCTGCGATGAATCGGCGCGCTGCGATCTCTATGATGCGCGCATTCCCCCCGAGGTCGTGTGCGCCCAAGGATTCGAAGCGTGGCGCAAGTCCGCCGAGCGCGACGACCCCAGGCGCCTGTGCTTCCAGTGGGAGGACCTGATCCGGCCGGACCTCTCGCTCGATCTCGAAGCGGGCTATCCACTCGATCTCACCCTCGACGGCCAGAGATTCCCGTTGTCCTATCGTTTCGAGCCGGGCCACGAGGAGGATGGCGTGACGGTCACCTTGCCGCTTGCCCTGCTCAACGCGCTCGACCCGCGACCATTCGAGTGGCTTGTGCCGGGGCTCTTGAGGGAAAAGGTCACCGCATTGATCCAGTCCCTGCCGAAGCCGCTCCGCCGCCACTGCATCCCGGTGGATCAATGTGTCGATGCCTGCCTCCTATCCATCGAACCCGGGTCCGGGTCGCTGTTGGAGGCCCTCTGCCGGGCACTGGATCACCATAGGGGGGCCCTCGCGATCCGCGCCGAGGACTTCGATACCGAGGTACTGCCCGATTACTTGGCGATGCGTTTTCGGGTGACCACGGAGGGCGGCGCGGTCTTGGGCCAGGGGCGATCGCTTTGCGATCTCAAGAGGCGGTTCGCCAAGGAGGCCCAGCTCGCGTTCCGGCGCCAGGCGGCATCGGGGATCGAGCGGGACGGGATCACGCGCTGGGACTTCGGCGTGCTTCAAAGGCAAGTCGCACGCCGCCATGGGGGGCTCAGCCTGCAGGGGTTTCCGGCCCTCGTCGATCGAACCCGGTCGGTGGCCATCCGGGTCTTCGACAGCGCGGCAGAGGCGGAGGAAGAGGGGAGACGAGGGCAGAGACGGCTCTTCATGCTGTCGCTCCCCCAGCAGCTCAAGTACCTGCGCAAGGGGCCCCCGGGGTTCGAGGCCACGGCCCTCCTGTACCTCGGGATCGGGACGCGGGACGGGTTGCTCGACGATCTCACCGAGGCCGCTTTCGAGCGCGTCTTCCTCGGGCCGGAGGAGGATGTCCGCGGACCCGACGAGTTCGAGGCGCGGCTA carries:
- the hrpA gene encoding ATP-dependent RNA helicase HrpA, translated to MYADRPRLRARLRAYLSRGEAAALDTLPRFDPQALEALEQAIREASLRAAQRAAALPRPEFPSALPITARCEDIAAALTHHQVVVVCGETGSGKSTQLPKLCLALGRGVLGMIGHTQPRRIAARSLAARVAYELGSEIGRAVGYKVRFGDKVGPNTYIKLMTDGILLAELEHDRRLLAYDSLIIDEAHEHSLNIDLLLGCVKRLLPRRPELKLIVTSATIDTERFSRYFDDAPVLEVSGRGYPVEVRYRPLRGDDDEQDGDLSTAIGTAVDEISRIDRGDILVFLPGEREIREAAATLGRRHLPATEVLPLYARLGSAEQDRVFLPHPHRRIVLATNVAETSLTVPGIRYVIDTGLARINRYSPHSKVQRLVHERISRASADQRKGRCGRQSAGICIRLYSEDDYKTRPEHTDPEVLRVSLAALILKLGSLHLGVPEDFPFLEPPDPRQVKAGYKLLEELGAVEAGGALTGLGRRLARLPTDPRIGRMVLAAESWNCLTEGLIIASGLSIQDPRERPHEAQAEADAAHRQFADGHSDFLWFLNLWRYHQAEARELSQNKLRGLCRSHFISYVRMQEWREVHAQLSSLGQELGLSRNAEPASYEAIHRALLTGLLGNIGFKTDQNEYTGARGVKFHLFPGSALFKRPPAWVMAAEIAETTRRYARIAAVIEPEWVEAAAGHLLRRSHSDPHWEKKAGRACAYERVTLYGLTLAHGRKVDYTAIDPAASRHLFIRSALVEGDYDSAAPFVIHNRRLVAEAADLEHRARRLDILCDESARCDLYDARIPPEVVCAQGFEAWRKSAERDDPRRLCFQWEDLIRPDLSLDLEAGYPLDLTLDGQRFPLSYRFEPGHEEDGVTVTLPLALLNALDPRPFEWLVPGLLREKVTALIQSLPKPLRRHCIPVDQCVDACLLSIEPGSGSLLEALCRALDHHRGALAIRAEDFDTEVLPDYLAMRFRVTTEGGAVLGQGRSLCDLKRRFAKEAQLAFRRQAASGIERDGITRWDFGVLQRQVARRHGGLSLQGFPALVDRTRSVAIRVFDSAAEAEEEGRRGQRRLFMLSLPQQLKYLRKGPPGFEATALLYLGIGTRDGLLDDLTEAAFERVFLGPEEDVRGPDEFEARLEAGRARVVDVFDALCARARDILCRFQDLRKRLERFTGGAGADIGEQLQYLIYPGFVSATPEEWLKHLPRYLKAISLRLERLARDPAKDRERSVRVAAMWRPCRARLDAGERTAELLRFRFLLEEYRVSLFAQELGTAVPVSEARLARQWALAARSDDRIEVARSRASS